The Anas platyrhynchos isolate ZD024472 breed Pekin duck chromosome 31, IASCAAS_PekinDuck_T2T, whole genome shotgun sequence genome includes a window with the following:
- the LOC119715820 gene encoding olfactory receptor 14C36-like, producing the protein MPNFSSVSEFLLLAFRDTRELQLLHFALFLGIYLAALLGNGLIISAVACHHRLHTPMYFFLLNLALLDLGCISTTLPKAMANALWDTRTISYQGCVAQVFLFVFLIASEFYLLTVMAYDRYVAICKPLHYGSLLGSRACAQMAAAAWGSGFLNAALQTANAFSLPLCRGNAVDQFFCEIPQILKLSCSDGYLREVGALVFSFSSCFGCFVFIVFSYMQIFRAVLRMPSSQGRHKAFSTCLPHLAVVSLMVSTAAFAYLKPPFISSPSLDLVVALLYSVVPPAVNPLIYSMRNQELKDAVRKLFPYILLKHP; encoded by the coding sequence atgcccaacttcagctctgtgagtgagttcctgctgctggcattcAGAGACAcgcgtgagctgcagctcctgcacttcgcgctcttcctgggcatctacctggctgccctcctgggcaatggcctcatcatcagcgccgtagcctgccaccatcgcctccacacccccatgtacttcttcctcctcaacctcgccctcctcgacctgggctgcatctccaccactctgcccaaagccatggccaatgccctctgggacaccaggaccatctcctatcaaggatgtgttgcacaggtctttttgtttgtcttcttgATTGCATCAgaattttatcttctcaccgtcatggcctacgaccgctacgttgccatctgcaagcccctgcactacgggagcctcctgggcagcagagcttgtgcccagatggcagcagctgcctggggcagtggctttctcaatgctgccCTGCAGACGGCCAATGCGTTTTCCCTACCCCTCTGTcgaggcaatgctgtggaccagttcttctgtgaaatcccccagatcctcaagctctcctgctcagatggctacctcagggaagttggggctcttgtgtttagtttttcttcatgctttggttgttttgttttcattgttttctcctacatgcagatcttcagggcagtgctgaggatgccctcttctcagggccggcacaaagccttttccacgtgcctccctcacctggctgtggtctccctgatGGTCAGCACTGCTgcgtttgcctacctgaagccccccttcATTTCCtcaccatccctggacctggtggtcgCACTTCtctactcagtggtgcctccagcagtgaaccccctcatctacagcatgaggaaccaggagctcaaggatgcagtGAGGAAACTGTTTCCATACATTCTTCTTAAACATCCATGA
- the LOC119715333 gene encoding olfactory receptor 14C36-like, translating into MPNVSFVSEFLLLAFADTRELQLLHFTLFLGIYLAALLGNGLILSAVACHHRLHTPMYFFLLNLALLDLGCISTTLPKAMANALWDTRAISYQGCAAQVFLFVFLMSSEYFLLTIMAYDRYVAICKPLHYGSLLGSRACAQMAAAAWGSGFLNAVLHTATTFSLPFCQGNAVDQFFCEIPHILKLSCSDAYHREVGALVFSVSLTFGCFVFIVVSYVEIFRAVLRMPSEQGRHKAFSTCLPHLTVVSLFVSAVMFAYLKPPSISSPSLDLVVSFLYSVLPPSVNLLIYSMRNKDLKEALRMLLQYSVFQRGTRLLHLIP; encoded by the coding sequence atgcccaacgtCAGCTtcgtgagcgagttcctcctgctggcatttgcagacacacgcgagctgcagctcctgcacttcacgcTCTTCCttggcatctacctggctgccctcctgggcaacggcctcatcctcagcgccgtagcctgccaccaccgcctccacacccccatgtacttcttcctgctcaacctcgccctcctcgacctgggctgcatctccaccactctgcccaaagccatggccaatgccctctgggacaccagggccatctcctatcaaggctgtgctgcacaggtctttctctttgtcttctTGATGTCATCGGAGTATttccttctcaccatcatggcctatgaccgctacgttgccatctgcaagcccctgcactacgggagcctcctgggcagcagagcttgtgcccagatggcagcagctgcctggggcagtggctttctcaatgctgtcctgcacacggccactacattttccctgcccttctgccaaggcaatgctgtggaccagttcttctgtgaaatcccccacatcctcaagctctcctgctcagatgcctaccacagggaagttggggcacttgtgtttagtgtttctttaacatttggttgttttgttttcattgtggtgtcctatgtggagatcttcagggcagtgctgaggatgccctctgagcagggccggcataaagccttttccacgtgcctccctcacctcactgtggtctccctctttgTCAGCGCtgtcatgtttgcctacctgaagcccccctccatctcctccccatccctggacctggtggtatcatttctgtactcagttCTGCCTCCATCAGTGAACCTCcttatctacagcatgaggaataaaGATCTCAAGGAGGCACTGAGGATGTTATtgcaatattcagtatttcagagAGGAACCCGTCTTCTGCATCTGATTCCCTGA
- the LOC139999985 gene encoding olfactory receptor 14C36-like encodes MAYDRYVAICKPLHYGSLVGSRACAQMAAAAWGSGFLIAVLHTASTFSLPLCQGNIVDQFFCEIPQILKLSCSHAYFREVWAVLFSLSLAFGCFVFIVVSYVQIFRAVLSMPSSQGRHKAFSTCLPHLAVVSLMVGTGMFAYLKPASISSPSLDLVVSLLYSVVPPALNPLIYSMRNQELKVAVRKLFLYVLLKHQCC; translated from the coding sequence atggcctacgaccgctatgttgccatctgcaagcccctgcactacgggagcctcgtgggcagcagagcttgtgcccagatggcagcagctgcctggggcagtggctttctcattgctgtcctgcacacagccagtacattttccctgcccctctgccaaggcaatattgtggaccagttcttctgtgagatcccccagatcctcaagctctcctgctcacatgcCTATTTCAGAGAAGTTTGGGCAGTTCTGTTTAGTCTTTCTTTagcatttggttgttttgttttcattgtggtgtcctatgtgcagatcttcagggcagtgctgagtaTGCCCTCTTctcagggccggcacaaagccttttccacgtgcctccctcacctggccgtggtctccctgatGGTCggcactggcatgtttgcctacctgaagcccgcttccatctcttccccatctcTGGACTTGGTGGTGTCACTTTTGTATTCAGTGGTacctccagcactgaaccccctcatctacagcatgaggaaccaggagctcaaggttgCAGTGAGGAAACTGTTTCTATATGTGCTTCTTAAACATCAGTGCTGTTAA